From Salinirubellus salinus, the proteins below share one genomic window:
- the eif1A gene encoding translation initiation factor eIF-1A encodes MSDGGGRRDLRMPDDDEVFAVVTEMLGANRVEVRCMDGKTRTARIPGRMQKRIWIREDDVVLVEPWDWQDEKADVAWRYEKSEADQLREEGHIVDSA; translated from the coding sequence ATGAGCGACGGAGGCGGACGCAGGGACCTGCGCATGCCGGACGACGACGAGGTGTTCGCCGTCGTCACGGAGATGCTCGGGGCGAACCGCGTCGAGGTCCGGTGTATGGACGGGAAGACACGCACCGCACGCATCCCGGGGCGGATGCAGAAACGCATCTGGATACGGGAGGACGATGTCGTCCTCGTCGAGCCGTGGGACTGGCAGGACGAGAAGGCCGACGTGGCGTGGCGCTACGAGAAGAGCGAGGCCGACCAGCTCCGCGAGGAGGGTCACATCGTGGACTCGGCGTGA
- the glnA gene encoding type I glutamate--ammonia ligase, with protein MTDDNLATDGGLSEEAQRALDEIEEKNVDFLRLQFTDILGTVKNVSIPAEQAEKAFTEGIYFDGSSIEGFVRIQESDMRLKPDPETFAILPWRNTDEHASARLICDVINTSTGEPFEGDPRYILKQALDRAEEMGFTVNAAPEPEFFLFEEDEDGRATTKTNDAGGYFDLAPKDLASDVRRDIIYGLEDMGFDIEASHHEVAQGQHEINFTYDDALTTADNVGTFRTVVRAIAAQHDLHATFMPKPIARINGSGMHTHISLFTEDGENAFHDDDDEFNLSESAKQFTAGILEHAPAITAITNPTVNSYKRLVPGYEAPVYVAWSDRNRSALIRKPAARVPAASRIEARFPDPSCNPYLAFAALIHAGLDGIEQGLECPDPVRENIYDFDEDKREEYGIETLPTNLGEAVDALEADEAIYSALGPHIGPKFVEAKKAEFQEYLVEVSQWELDQYLETF; from the coding sequence ATGACGGATGACAACCTCGCCACCGACGGTGGCCTCTCCGAAGAAGCACAGCGCGCCCTCGACGAGATCGAGGAGAAGAACGTCGACTTCCTCCGCCTGCAGTTCACCGACATCCTCGGTACGGTGAAGAACGTCTCCATCCCGGCCGAGCAGGCCGAGAAGGCGTTCACCGAGGGGATCTACTTCGACGGCTCCTCCATCGAGGGGTTCGTCCGGATCCAGGAGTCGGACATGCGGCTCAAACCCGACCCCGAGACGTTCGCCATCCTCCCGTGGCGGAACACCGACGAGCACGCCTCGGCCCGCCTCATCTGCGACGTCATCAACACCTCGACGGGCGAACCGTTCGAGGGTGACCCGCGCTACATCCTGAAGCAGGCGCTCGACCGCGCCGAGGAGATGGGGTTCACCGTCAACGCCGCGCCCGAGCCCGAGTTCTTCCTGTTCGAGGAGGACGAGGACGGCCGCGCGACCACGAAGACCAACGACGCCGGCGGCTACTTCGACCTCGCGCCGAAGGACCTCGCCTCCGACGTCCGTCGTGACATCATCTACGGGCTGGAGGACATGGGCTTCGACATCGAGGCCTCGCACCACGAGGTCGCCCAGGGCCAGCACGAGATCAACTTCACCTACGACGACGCGCTCACGACGGCCGACAACGTCGGCACCTTCCGCACCGTCGTCCGGGCCATCGCCGCCCAGCACGACCTGCACGCGACGTTCATGCCCAAGCCCATCGCCCGCATCAACGGCTCGGGGATGCACACCCACATCTCGCTGTTCACCGAGGACGGTGAGAACGCGTTCCACGACGACGACGACGAGTTCAACCTGAGCGAGTCGGCCAAGCAGTTCACCGCCGGCATCCTCGAACACGCGCCGGCCATCACGGCCATCACGAACCCGACCGTGAACTCCTACAAGCGCCTGGTCCCCGGCTACGAGGCGCCCGTCTACGTCGCGTGGTCCGACCGGAACCGCTCGGCGCTCATCCGCAAGCCGGCCGCGCGTGTCCCGGCCGCCTCGCGCATCGAGGCCCGCTTCCCCGACCCGTCGTGTAACCCGTACCTCGCGTTCGCCGCGCTCATCCACGCCGGCCTCGACGGCATCGAGCAGGGCCTCGAGTGCCCGGACCCGGTCCGCGAGAACATCTACGACTTCGACGAGGACAAACGCGAGGAGTACGGTATCGAGACGCTCCCGACGAACCTCGGCGAGGCCGTCGACGCCCTCGAGGCGGACGAGGCCATCTACTCGGCGCTCGGCCCGCACATCGGCCCGAAGTTCGTCGAGGCGAAGAAGGCCGAGTTCCAGGAGTACCTCGTGGAAGTCAGCCAGTGGGAGCTGGACCAGTACCTCGAGACCTTCTGA
- a CDS encoding calcium/sodium antiporter: MTPLDTLWALALVVVGVGALWYGALVLVENATALAARMNVSPVVVGVLVVGVGTSAPEVAVTAGAAFRGAADIAVANVVGSNFFNLGVVLGAVALVRVLPVRGRILRRDGLVLFLATVAVVAFLFDLRLARWEGAVLLVGLAAYLLWLLRRPGIKSVSGEVAEVVEGLEGVAGELEEELESVAESGVDWGALARVVLSLGMVVLGADVLVDGATTLALDAGISEWVVGLTVVAAGTSAPEFAASMVATQRGEHELSVGNLVGSSVFNLLAVLGIAGLAGPLTLAANARGGAIWMFGLVVLALVLLRSDRQLTRREGALLVVVALSRWALDLLNGPL; the protein is encoded by the coding sequence ATGACGCCGCTCGACACCCTCTGGGCGCTCGCGCTCGTCGTCGTCGGCGTCGGGGCGCTCTGGTACGGCGCGCTCGTCCTCGTCGAGAACGCCACGGCACTCGCCGCCCGGATGAACGTCTCCCCGGTGGTCGTCGGAGTCCTCGTCGTCGGCGTCGGTACCTCCGCTCCCGAGGTGGCCGTGACCGCCGGGGCGGCGTTCCGCGGGGCCGCCGACATCGCCGTCGCCAACGTCGTCGGGTCGAACTTCTTCAACCTCGGGGTGGTGCTCGGGGCGGTCGCGCTCGTCCGTGTCCTCCCGGTCCGTGGCCGCATCCTCCGGCGTGACGGGCTCGTCCTGTTCCTCGCCACCGTCGCCGTCGTGGCGTTCCTCTTCGACCTCCGTCTCGCTCGCTGGGAGGGGGCGGTGTTGCTCGTCGGGCTCGCCGCCTACCTCCTCTGGCTCCTCCGCCGTCCCGGCATCAAGTCGGTGAGCGGCGAGGTGGCGGAGGTGGTCGAGGGGCTGGAGGGCGTCGCCGGGGAACTGGAGGAAGAACTGGAGTCGGTCGCCGAGTCGGGCGTCGACTGGGGGGCCCTCGCGCGCGTCGTCCTGAGCCTCGGGATGGTCGTCCTCGGCGCGGACGTCCTCGTCGACGGCGCGACCACGCTCGCGCTCGACGCCGGCATCTCCGAGTGGGTGGTCGGACTGACCGTCGTCGCGGCCGGCACCTCCGCGCCGGAGTTCGCCGCCTCGATGGTCGCCACGCAGCGCGGCGAACACGAGCTCTCGGTCGGGAACCTCGTCGGGAGTTCCGTGTTCAACCTCCTCGCGGTGCTGGGCATCGCCGGGCTCGCGGGGCCGCTCACGCTCGCCGCGAACGCCCGCGGTGGCGCAATCTGGATGTTCGGACTGGTGGTCCTCGCGCTCGTGTTGCTCCGGTCGGACCGCCAGTTGACCCGCCGGGAGGGCGCACTCCTCGTCGTCGTGGCGCTCTCGCGCTGGGCGCTCGACCTACTGAACGGGCCCCTCTGA
- the rio1 gene encoding serine/threonine-protein kinase Rio1, with the protein MSDPDASGEFDLLEPDEADAFGDEWEEIDVSDDEADRIARKRDREFLTFRKRIKDADQFKVEDSVFDEATLGALYKLVQDGHIAAFGGPLSTGKEANVYLAASDDGEVAVKVYRINASDFRSMREYLDGDPRFEGIGSDKKKVVVAWTKKEFANLQRAARAGVRVPEPIAVQRNVLVMEYLGTEEDRARRLNEVEIENPRVAYEVVREYMRRLFRAGLVHGDLSEYNVVVHDGELVVLDLGQAVTVHHPNYRDFLERDCENVANFFARQGVETDGDQLLAFVSGEGEADGGGELDPYDAEESG; encoded by the coding sequence ATGAGTGACCCCGACGCGAGCGGGGAGTTCGACCTGCTCGAACCCGACGAGGCCGACGCCTTCGGTGACGAGTGGGAGGAGATCGACGTCTCGGACGACGAGGCCGACCGCATCGCCCGCAAGCGCGACCGGGAGTTCCTCACCTTCCGGAAACGCATCAAGGACGCCGACCAGTTCAAGGTCGAGGACTCGGTGTTCGACGAGGCGACGCTCGGAGCGCTCTACAAACTGGTCCAGGACGGCCACATCGCCGCGTTCGGCGGCCCGCTCTCGACGGGCAAGGAGGCGAACGTCTACCTCGCCGCCTCGGACGACGGCGAGGTGGCCGTGAAGGTGTACCGCATCAACGCGAGTGACTTCCGGTCGATGCGCGAGTACCTCGACGGTGACCCGCGGTTCGAGGGCATCGGCTCGGACAAGAAGAAGGTGGTCGTCGCGTGGACGAAGAAGGAGTTCGCCAACCTCCAGCGCGCCGCCCGCGCCGGTGTCAGGGTCCCCGAACCAATCGCCGTCCAGCGGAACGTCCTCGTGATGGAGTACCTCGGCACCGAGGAGGACCGCGCCCGCCGGCTGAACGAGGTGGAGATCGAGAACCCGCGGGTCGCCTACGAGGTCGTCCGCGAGTACATGCGGCGGCTGTTCCGGGCCGGCCTGGTCCACGGTGACCTCTCGGAGTACAACGTCGTGGTCCACGACGGCGAACTCGTCGTCCTGGACCTCGGGCAGGCCGTCACCGTCCACCACCCGAACTACCGCGACTTCCTCGAACGGGACTGCGAGAACGTGGCGAACTTCTTCGCCCGACAGGGCGTGGAGACCGACGGCGACCAGTTGCTCGCGTTCGTCTCGGGGGAAGGCGAGGCAGACGGCGGTGGCGAACTGGACCCGTACGACGCCGAGGAGTCGGGCTGA
- a CDS encoding DUF7351 domain-containing protein: MSTPEQDALSADEAFALVGHEIRVAILRAVMDAAKESGDPYAPVSFSELRDRVGTRDSGQFNYHLGKLVGPFLDHDEAGYRMRYTTLLVVGAILAGTYTERGDADPVAVDTPCPVCGGLVEATYVAERGEVACTECGEVFCSAAVPPGALEGYDPAEYPEVFLRWTGRLMGEMRSGFCLACTGPVSPRVAVAAPGEEGNARGETPGVVVHYECERCPERAFTSLGAALFDHPAVVAFHWDHGVDTRDPTTLGLAWLYDDHAHVVSEVPLRVECRVELDGETLTLTLDDGLDVLEVTGS; encoded by the coding sequence ATGAGTACCCCCGAACAGGACGCCCTGAGCGCCGACGAGGCGTTCGCCCTCGTCGGCCACGAGATACGCGTGGCCATCCTCCGGGCGGTGATGGACGCCGCCAAGGAGTCCGGCGACCCGTACGCCCCCGTCTCGTTCTCCGAACTCCGTGACCGGGTGGGCACCCGTGACTCCGGCCAGTTCAATTACCACCTCGGCAAACTCGTCGGGCCGTTCCTCGACCACGACGAGGCGGGCTACCGGATGCGCTACACCACCCTGCTGGTCGTGGGGGCCATCCTCGCGGGCACCTACACCGAACGCGGTGACGCCGACCCGGTCGCCGTCGACACCCCCTGCCCCGTCTGTGGCGGCCTCGTCGAGGCCACGTACGTGGCCGAACGCGGCGAGGTGGCCTGCACGGAGTGCGGCGAGGTGTTCTGCTCCGCGGCCGTCCCGCCGGGGGCGCTCGAGGGGTACGACCCCGCCGAGTACCCCGAGGTGTTCCTCCGGTGGACGGGCCGCCTGATGGGGGAGATGCGTTCCGGGTTCTGTCTGGCCTGCACCGGCCCCGTCTCGCCGCGGGTAGCCGTGGCGGCCCCCGGCGAGGAGGGGAACGCCCGCGGGGAGACGCCCGGCGTGGTCGTCCACTACGAGTGCGAGCGGTGCCCGGAACGGGCCTTCACCAGCCTCGGGGCGGCGCTGTTCGACCACCCCGCCGTCGTCGCCTTCCACTGGGACCACGGGGTCGACACGCGCGACCCGACCACGCTGGGGCTGGCGTGGCTCTACGACGACCACGCCCACGTCGTGAGCGAGGTCCCCCTCCGCGTCGAGTGCCGGGTCGAACTCGACGGCGAGACGCTCACGCTGACCCTCGACGACGGCCTCGACGTCCTCGAGGTGACCGGGTCCTGA
- a CDS encoding type IV pilin N-terminal domain-containing protein: protein MLGDDRSTVGFDDRGVSPIIGTIIMVSIVVILAATVTGVLFTLGDVETAEQAVNRFESILSGIDFATLGP from the coding sequence ATGCTGGGGGACGACCGTTCGACGGTGGGGTTCGACGACCGCGGGGTGAGTCCGATCATCGGGACCATCATCATGGTCTCGATCGTCGTCATCCTCGCGGCGACGGTGACCGGCGTGCTGTTCACGCTGGGTGACGTCGAGACGGCCGAACAGGCGGTCAATCGATTCGAGAGTATCCTGAGCGGTATCGACTTCGCGACGCTCGGGCCCTGA
- the lrp gene encoding HTH-type transcriptional regulator Lrp: MTYEHLDEQLINALLADGRASLRSLAEELDVSVTTVSNHLSDLEEEGVIRGYTPIVDYGALGYDVTAVIQLKVEGSALPDITDRLKEHKHMVSVYEVTGDHDIVAIGKFKDTDGMNNQIKELLTDPDIKESNTSVVLNTVVENQQFELDF, from the coding sequence ATGACCTACGAGCACCTCGACGAACAGCTCATCAACGCGCTGCTCGCCGACGGCCGCGCGTCGCTGCGTAGCCTCGCCGAAGAACTCGACGTCTCCGTGACCACGGTGTCGAACCACCTCTCCGACCTCGAGGAGGAGGGTGTCATCCGCGGGTACACGCCCATCGTCGACTACGGGGCGCTCGGCTACGACGTCACCGCCGTCATCCAGCTGAAGGTCGAGGGGAGCGCGCTCCCGGACATCACGGACCGGCTGAAAGAGCACAAGCACATGGTCTCGGTGTACGAGGTCACGGGCGACCACGACATCGTCGCTATCGGGAAGTTCAAGGACACCGACGGGATGAACAACCAGATCAAGGAACTGCTGACCGACCCCGACATCAAGGAGTCGAACACGTCGGTCGTGCTGAACACCGTCGTGGAGAACCAGCAGTTCGAACTCGACTTCTAG
- a CDS encoding KH domain-containing protein gives MQHVTIPQDRIGVLIGEGGATMRRIESEAEVRLDIDSETGSVRIESVGDPITGLKGPDVVKAIGRGFDPDAALSLLDDDVRMLDLVDLDAATRNRNDLRRQKGRLIGEKGRTRQLMEELTGANVVIYGSTLGIIGGPEQVDAVRSAAEMILDGAPHGAVYSFLERRHNEMKTAGLEYHQFPGGEAAGSEPETPE, from the coding sequence ATGCAACATGTGACGATTCCGCAGGACCGCATCGGCGTCCTCATCGGGGAGGGGGGCGCGACGATGCGGCGCATCGAGTCGGAGGCGGAGGTCCGCCTCGACATCGACTCGGAGACGGGGTCGGTCCGCATCGAATCGGTCGGCGACCCCATCACGGGCCTGAAGGGGCCGGACGTGGTGAAGGCCATCGGCCGCGGCTTCGACCCGGATGCGGCGCTCTCCCTGCTCGACGACGACGTCCGGATGCTCGACCTCGTTGACCTCGACGCCGCCACCCGCAACCGCAACGACCTCCGCCGGCAGAAGGGTCGGCTCATCGGCGAGAAGGGCCGGACCCGACAGCTGATGGAGGAGCTCACGGGCGCGAACGTGGTCATCTACGGTTCGACGCTGGGCATCATCGGCGGGCCGGAACAGGTCGACGCGGTCCGCTCGGCCGCGGAGATGATCCTCGACGGGGCACCGCACGGCGCGGTCTACTCCTTCCTCGAGCGCCGGCACAACGAGATGAAGACGGCGGGGCTGGAGTACCACCAGTTCCCAGGCGGAGAAGCGGCCGGGTCCGAGCCCGAGACGCCCGAGTAG
- the thsA gene encoding thermosome subunit alpha, whose amino-acid sequence MGNQPLIVLSEDSQRTSGRDAQSMNITAGKAVAESVRTTLGPKGMDKMLVDSTGNVVVTNDGVTILKEMDIEHPAANMIVEVAETQEDETGDGTTTSVVIAGELLAKAEDLLEQDIHATILAQGYRQAAQKAKEILEDAAIDVDENDREYLEQVASTAMTGKGAENARDLLAELVVDAVLAVKDDDEIDVDNVKVEKVVGGSVEQSELVEGVIIDKERVHENMPYAVEDANIALLDTAIEVRETEIDAEVNVTDPDQLQQFLDQEEKQLKEMVDTLKEAGADVVFCQKGIDDMAQHYLAKEGILAVRRAKKSDMKRLARATGGTVVSNIDDITPEDLGFAGSVGQKDVGGDERIFVEDVEEAKSVTLILRGGTEHVVDEIERAIDDSLGVVRTTLEDGKVLPGGGAPETEVSLGLRDYADSVGGREQLAVEAFADAIDVIPRTLAENAGLDPIDSLVDLRSKHDGGATAAGLDAYTGEVVDMEEDGVVEPLRVKTQAIESATEAAVMILRIDDVIAAGDLKGGGTDDDDDEGGAPGGPGGMGGGMGGMGGMGGGMGGMM is encoded by the coding sequence ATGGGTAACCAGCCCCTCATCGTGCTCTCGGAGGACAGCCAGCGTACCTCCGGGCGTGACGCCCAGTCGATGAACATCACGGCCGGGAAGGCCGTCGCCGAGTCCGTACGGACCACACTCGGCCCGAAAGGGATGGACAAGATGCTCGTCGACTCGACGGGCAACGTCGTCGTCACGAACGACGGCGTGACCATCCTCAAGGAGATGGACATCGAGCACCCGGCGGCGAACATGATCGTCGAGGTCGCCGAGACCCAGGAGGACGAGACGGGCGACGGCACCACGACGAGCGTCGTCATCGCCGGTGAACTGCTGGCCAAGGCCGAGGACCTCCTCGAGCAGGACATCCACGCCACCATCTTGGCACAGGGGTACCGACAGGCCGCCCAGAAGGCCAAGGAGATCCTCGAGGACGCGGCCATCGACGTCGACGAGAACGACCGCGAGTACCTCGAGCAGGTCGCCTCCACGGCGATGACCGGCAAGGGCGCGGAGAACGCGCGTGACCTGCTGGCCGAACTCGTCGTCGACGCCGTCCTCGCCGTGAAGGACGACGACGAGATCGACGTGGACAACGTCAAGGTCGAGAAGGTCGTCGGCGGCTCGGTCGAGCAGAGCGAGCTCGTCGAAGGCGTCATCATCGACAAGGAGCGCGTCCACGAGAACATGCCGTACGCCGTCGAGGACGCGAACATCGCGCTGCTCGACACGGCCATCGAGGTCCGCGAGACCGAGATCGACGCCGAGGTCAACGTCACGGACCCGGACCAGCTCCAGCAGTTCCTCGACCAGGAGGAGAAACAGCTGAAGGAGATGGTCGACACGCTGAAGGAGGCCGGTGCGGACGTCGTCTTCTGCCAGAAGGGCATCGACGACATGGCCCAGCACTACCTCGCGAAGGAGGGCATCCTCGCGGTCCGCCGCGCCAAGAAGTCCGACATGAAGCGGCTGGCCCGCGCCACGGGCGGCACGGTCGTCTCCAACATCGACGACATCACCCCCGAGGACCTCGGCTTCGCCGGCTCCGTCGGCCAGAAGGACGTCGGCGGCGACGAGCGCATCTTCGTCGAGGACGTCGAGGAGGCCAAGTCGGTCACGCTCATCCTCCGCGGCGGCACGGAGCACGTCGTCGACGAGATCGAGCGCGCCATCGACGACTCGCTCGGCGTCGTCCGCACGACGCTCGAGGACGGCAAGGTCCTCCCCGGCGGCGGTGCCCCGGAGACGGAGGTCTCGCTCGGCCTGCGTGACTACGCCGACTCCGTCGGCGGGCGCGAGCAGCTGGCCGTCGAGGCGTTCGCCGACGCCATCGACGTCATCCCGCGCACGCTCGCGGAGAACGCCGGGCTCGACCCCATCGACTCGCTGGTCGACCTCCGCTCGAAGCACGACGGTGGCGCGACCGCCGCCGGCCTCGACGCCTACACCGGTGAGGTCGTCGACATGGAGGAGGACGGCGTCGTCGAGCCGCTCCGCGTCAAGACCCAGGCCATCGAGTCCGCCACCGAGGCGGCCGTCATGATCCTGCGCATCGACGACGTCATCGCCGCGGGCGACCTGAAGGGCGGTGGCACGGACGACGACGACGACGAAGGCGGTGCCCCCGGCGGCCCCGGCGGTATGGGCGGCGGCATGGGCGGCATGGGCGGTATGGGCGGCGGCATGGGCGGCATGATGTAA
- a CDS encoding MFS transporter, which translates to MRRVLRDSDLRRLLLARLVTNAGDSLYYVAATWLVYALTGSTFYTGLATFLVLAPAGLQFLFGPLVDRVPLRSLLVGTQVTQMVLVLVVPVAYFLDALSVWVLLVVMSLLSLLNQPAYPAQSAAIPRIVDREDLVAANSVFSVAYQGVDAAFNALGGLLVAVVGAVTLFVVDSVTFAVAALLLLGITIPAAEAADRTEGEAGDETPEGTVAADGGDPGPESYLDSLRAGFSFVRGTVVSRAMLATVVVNGSLGGVLAVLPAYGDALGGEVAYGLAMAAIGGGLLVGSLVAGVFDDRPLGLLLGGGAAFSAVVWATAVGIGWLPMTVPLLAVAFVPVGVTNVLFASMMQALVPEASMGRVMALVGSVSAGATPFGGLLGGSLAAVTSPGLVMLAGAVGFAFVALWVFAVPDLRRLPHIGEIETLRL; encoded by the coding sequence ATGCGACGCGTCCTGCGTGACTCCGACCTCCGTCGGCTGCTCCTCGCCCGACTGGTGACGAACGCCGGCGACAGCCTCTACTACGTCGCGGCGACGTGGCTCGTCTACGCCCTGACCGGCTCGACGTTCTACACCGGCCTCGCCACGTTCCTCGTCCTCGCGCCGGCGGGCCTCCAGTTCCTGTTCGGCCCGCTGGTCGACCGGGTGCCGCTCCGGTCGCTCCTCGTCGGGACGCAGGTGACCCAGATGGTGCTCGTCCTCGTCGTCCCCGTCGCCTACTTCCTCGACGCGCTCAGCGTGTGGGTGCTGCTCGTGGTGATGTCGCTGCTCTCACTCCTGAACCAGCCGGCCTACCCGGCGCAGTCGGCGGCCATCCCGCGCATCGTCGACCGGGAGGACCTCGTCGCCGCCAACTCCGTCTTCTCCGTCGCGTACCAGGGCGTGGACGCGGCGTTCAACGCGCTCGGCGGACTGCTCGTCGCCGTCGTGGGCGCGGTGACGCTGTTCGTCGTCGACAGCGTCACGTTCGCCGTCGCCGCCCTGCTGTTGCTCGGCATCACCATCCCCGCGGCGGAGGCGGCCGACCGAACCGAGGGGGAGGCGGGCGACGAGACGCCGGAGGGGACCGTGGCCGCCGACGGCGGCGACCCCGGACCGGAGTCCTACCTCGACTCGCTGCGCGCGGGCTTCTCGTTCGTCCGCGGGACCGTCGTCTCGCGGGCGATGCTCGCCACGGTCGTCGTCAACGGCTCGCTCGGCGGCGTGCTCGCGGTGCTGCCGGCGTACGGCGACGCCCTCGGCGGCGAGGTCGCCTACGGGCTGGCGATGGCCGCCATCGGCGGCGGCCTGCTGGTCGGGTCGCTCGTCGCGGGCGTCTTCGACGACCGACCGCTCGGGCTGCTGCTCGGCGGGGGCGCGGCGTTCAGCGCCGTCGTCTGGGCCACCGCCGTCGGGATTGGCTGGCTCCCGATGACGGTGCCGCTGCTGGCCGTCGCGTTCGTCCCGGTGGGCGTGACGAACGTGCTGTTCGCCTCGATGATGCAGGCGCTCGTCCCGGAGGCGTCGATGGGTCGCGTGATGGCGCTGGTCGGGAGCGTCTCGGCCGGGGCGACGCCGTTCGGTGGCCTCCTCGGGGGGTCGCTCGCGGCCGTCACCTCGCCCGGACTGGTGATGCTCGCCGGCGCGGTCGGGTTCGCGTTCGTCGCGCTGTGGGTGTTCGCGGTGCCGGACCTGCGGCGACTCCCGCACATCGGCGAGATCGAGACGCTCCGGCTCTGA
- a CDS encoding hemolysin family protein codes for MVALSTSLGVAVLAGLVACSAFFSASEIAIFSTERRPGEPPERGALGRLREDPHRLLVTILVGNNFVNVAIATLTTTLLVRSLSPETAAVVSTAVVGTVVLVFGEIVPKSYGVGNAETLAERVARPLELLGTALYPVVAVFDAVTGVITGLFGGERDIERPYMTREDLAAIVESAEAEGVIEADEQELIQRVLRFSGTDAADVMVPRADVVGVDADASVGEALDRCLDARVTRAPAYRGTLDEVVGHVDVRDLAGAPREAPLDGYLRPVLHVYESRPVDEVLADLQVERVEVAVVFDEFGAAEGILTTEDVVEELVGEILDVGERRPVVLTPEGHVLARGKAGVEAVNAALGTTIEAAPDGGTTLAAVLTDELGRPAAVGEVVTVGDARLTVEEVVRNRVRRVRVERVAPDADGDEDGSGDSEGPVQ; via the coding sequence ATGGTCGCACTCTCCACCTCGCTCGGCGTCGCCGTCCTCGCCGGTCTCGTCGCGTGCTCGGCGTTCTTCTCCGCCAGCGAGATCGCCATCTTCTCCACGGAACGACGCCCCGGTGAACCCCCCGAACGCGGCGCACTCGGCCGGTTACGTGAGGACCCGCACCGCCTGCTCGTCACCATCCTCGTCGGTAACAACTTCGTCAACGTCGCCATCGCCACGCTGACGACCACACTGCTGGTCCGCTCGCTCTCACCGGAGACGGCCGCCGTCGTCTCCACCGCGGTGGTCGGCACCGTCGTCCTCGTGTTCGGCGAGATCGTGCCCAAGTCGTACGGCGTGGGCAACGCCGAGACGCTCGCCGAGCGGGTCGCCCGACCGCTCGAACTGCTCGGGACGGCGCTCTACCCCGTGGTCGCCGTCTTCGACGCCGTCACGGGCGTCATCACCGGGCTGTTCGGCGGGGAACGCGACATCGAACGGCCGTACATGACCCGCGAGGACCTCGCGGCCATCGTCGAGTCCGCGGAGGCGGAGGGCGTCATCGAGGCCGACGAACAGGAACTCATCCAGCGGGTCCTGCGGTTCTCGGGGACGGACGCGGCGGACGTGATGGTCCCCCGCGCGGACGTGGTCGGCGTGGACGCCGACGCGTCGGTAGGCGAGGCGCTCGACCGCTGTCTCGACGCGCGGGTCACCCGGGCGCCCGCCTACCGCGGGACGCTCGACGAGGTGGTCGGCCACGTCGACGTCCGTGACCTCGCCGGCGCACCACGGGAGGCGCCGCTCGACGGCTACCTCCGGCCGGTCCTCCACGTCTACGAGTCCCGGCCGGTCGACGAGGTGCTCGCGGACCTGCAGGTCGAGCGCGTGGAGGTGGCCGTCGTCTTCGACGAGTTCGGCGCCGCCGAGGGCATCCTCACGACGGAGGACGTGGTCGAGGAACTGGTCGGTGAGATACTCGACGTGGGCGAGCGGCGGCCAGTCGTCCTCACCCCCGAGGGGCACGTCCTCGCCCGGGGGAAGGCCGGTGTCGAGGCAGTGAACGCCGCACTCGGGACGACCATCGAGGCGGCTCCCGACGGGGGGACGACGCTGGCGGCCGTACTCACCGATGAGCTCGGGCGCCCCGCGGCGGTCGGTGAGGTGGTGACCGTCGGCGACGCACGTCTCACCGTCGAGGAGGTGGTTCGGAACCGTGTCCGGCGGGTCAGGGTCGAGCGAGTGGCGCCGGACGCCGACGGGGACGAGGACGGGAGTGGGGACTCAGAGGGGCCCGTTCAGTAG
- a CDS encoding GNAT family N-acetyltransferase, giving the protein MHVREATAADVPRIREVAQEAWQAAYAAFLTPGQCRRALDDLYDPEALERAIDELDGFHLLVAEREDEVVAFASAEMTWADEAELYALYVHPDHWGEGFGSALLDAVAERVADEGADRLACSVFVENYAGVAFFESQGFERLGEARTEVAGSLHEEHELEKRL; this is encoded by the coding sequence ATGCACGTACGCGAGGCGACGGCCGCGGACGTCCCCCGCATCCGCGAGGTGGCACAGGAGGCGTGGCAGGCGGCCTACGCTGCCTTCCTCACGCCCGGCCAGTGCCGGCGCGCACTCGACGACCTCTACGACCCCGAGGCGCTCGAACGGGCCATCGACGAACTCGACGGGTTCCACCTCCTCGTCGCCGAGCGCGAGGACGAGGTGGTCGCGTTCGCCTCCGCCGAGATGACGTGGGCCGACGAGGCGGAACTCTACGCGCTCTACGTCCACCCCGACCACTGGGGCGAGGGATTCGGGTCGGCGCTCCTCGACGCGGTGGCCGAGCGGGTGGCCGACGAGGGGGCCGACCGGCTCGCCTGTTCGGTGTTCGTCGAGAACTACGCCGGCGTGGCGTTCTTCGAGTCGCAGGGGTTCGAGCGACTGGGCGAGGCCCGGACGGAGGTCGCGGGGTCGCTCCACGAGGAACACGAACTCGAGAAGCGGCTGTAG